From a region of the Microcoleus sp. AS-A8 genome:
- a CDS encoding WG repeat-containing protein: MLSNLIFSDIQNHWAAECIRQLRSQNIISGYQDGTFRPNNPVTRAEFAALIGKAFANAPLIRTGITFKDVPSNHWANTAIQTAYRTGFISGYPDRTFKPNQPITRVQVLLALVSGLKYTTAAAGSTSLQDYYDDAGAIPIYALGAIASATLKRLVVNYPDVKRLNPNQNATRAEVSAFMGQALNIPGVPFKYIAGGSLFAIAPQFDEADSFSEGLARVKTGGKWGYVDKQGQLVIQPQLDEAETFSDGLALVRTYSTGGSQFTTLREETVTETRGVWLTTTNSRVFNSKQSITEAMNFLADTGFNVVFPVVWNNAATLYPSKVMKETFGVEIDSRFVGRDPLKELITEAKRVGLAVIPWFEYGFASSYGQNGGPLIAKKPHWAARDASGNLLKKNDFDWMNALDTEVQDFLRSLILEVAKNYDIAGIQGDDRLPALPSEGSYDSKTSERYSRQFNQNPPQNPKDAQWLQWRADILTDFLTRLYQELIAINPNLIISMAPSAYPWGLQEYLQDAQAWIDQGLIDLIHPQLYRRDIEGYKLLVDRMMTQQYKPSQLYALAPGVLLKVGTYRMSPELLLQTIQYNRDQGINGEVFFFYEGLREDNNALAKVLKQGPYAQSTPFNPATFKNRGFTQRRVGGKYSYIDRFGKSVTQPQFDWGDSFKEGLAKVKMGYKWGYIDKTGNRISRLQFDQAELFSEGLALVRVANKYGYLNKQGQLITPLQYDAANSFKEGLAAVRISDKWFYIDTTGKVVLLPQCEEAASFSEGLAGIKLSGKSGYIDKTGNVTIQPQYDQAEAFTEGLARVKVNGKWGYINPMGQMLVTPKFEAATFFSEGLAAVQSNGLWGYIDKNGLLVISPEFSEANAFREGLALVQLGNKWGYIRNILSSR, encoded by the coding sequence GTGTTGAGTAACTTAATTTTTTCTGATATTCAAAACCATTGGGCTGCTGAATGCATCCGCCAGTTACGATCGCAAAACATCATTAGTGGCTATCAGGACGGTACATTTCGACCCAACAACCCCGTCACTCGCGCTGAATTTGCGGCCTTGATCGGTAAGGCATTTGCTAATGCGCCACTGATTCGGACTGGGATTACTTTTAAGGATGTGCCCTCTAATCACTGGGCGAATACTGCGATTCAAACCGCGTATCGAACCGGCTTTATTTCAGGTTACCCCGATCGCACTTTCAAACCCAATCAGCCCATTACACGAGTGCAAGTCTTGCTAGCCTTAGTCAGCGGGTTGAAATACACTACAGCCGCCGCCGGTTCGACATCCCTACAGGATTATTATGACGATGCTGGGGCGATTCCGATCTATGCACTGGGTGCGATCGCCTCTGCCACCCTCAAACGCCTCGTCGTGAACTATCCCGATGTCAAACGCCTCAATCCCAATCAAAACGCCACAAGGGCTGAAGTCTCGGCGTTCATGGGTCAAGCTTTAAATATCCCTGGCGTTCCGTTCAAGTACATTGCTGGCGGTAGTCTCTTCGCGATCGCACCGCAATTTGACGAGGCGGATTCCTTTAGCGAGGGACTGGCACGGGTTAAAACAGGGGGAAAATGGGGCTATGTCGATAAGCAAGGCCAATTGGTGATTCAACCCCAACTCGATGAAGCCGAAACATTTTCTGATGGACTCGCCCTGGTTAGAACCTACTCGACCGGCGGGAGTCAATTCACGACGCTTCGGGAAGAAACAGTGACGGAAACGCGGGGGGTCTGGCTAACCACAACCAATAGCCGCGTCTTTAATTCCAAGCAAAGCATTACGGAGGCGATGAACTTCCTCGCCGATACTGGATTTAATGTTGTCTTTCCCGTCGTTTGGAATAATGCCGCCACCCTTTATCCCAGTAAGGTGATGAAGGAAACTTTTGGGGTCGAAATTGACTCGCGTTTTGTGGGTCGAGACCCCTTAAAAGAACTCATAACTGAGGCGAAGCGGGTAGGATTGGCGGTGATTCCCTGGTTCGAGTATGGCTTTGCCAGTTCGTATGGTCAGAATGGTGGGCCATTAATTGCTAAAAAGCCTCATTGGGCAGCACGGGATGCGAGTGGTAACCTACTCAAAAAAAATGATTTTGACTGGATGAATGCCCTGGATACGGAGGTACAAGATTTCCTCCGGAGTTTAATTTTAGAAGTCGCCAAAAACTATGATATTGCAGGTATTCAAGGTGATGATCGACTGCCTGCACTTCCTTCAGAGGGTAGTTACGACTCCAAAACCAGCGAACGTTACTCTCGGCAATTCAACCAAAATCCACCACAAAATCCGAAAGATGCCCAATGGCTTCAGTGGCGTGCAGATATCCTGACGGATTTTCTCACCCGCCTGTATCAGGAACTCATTGCAATTAATCCTAATCTGATTATTTCTATGGCACCAAGTGCCTATCCTTGGGGACTCCAGGAGTATCTTCAGGATGCACAAGCTTGGATTGACCAGGGGCTAATTGATTTAATTCATCCCCAGCTATATCGCCGTGATATTGAGGGTTATAAACTGCTGGTGGATCGCATGATGACCCAACAATATAAACCTTCACAATTGTATGCTTTAGCGCCCGGTGTTCTGTTGAAAGTCGGCACCTATCGGATGAGTCCAGAACTTTTATTACAGACGATTCAATATAATCGCGATCAGGGTATTAATGGAGAAGTATTTTTCTTCTACGAAGGTCTGCGAGAAGACAACAACGCCCTAGCAAAAGTATTAAAACAAGGCCCCTACGCTCAATCCACACCGTTCAATCCTGCAACGTTTAAAAACCGGGGTTTCACACAGCGAAGAGTTGGAGGTAAGTATAGTTATATCGATCGATTCGGTAAATCTGTTACTCAGCCCCAATTTGATTGGGGTGATTCCTTTAAGGAGGGGTTAGCCAAAGTCAAAATGGGCTATAAGTGGGGTTACATTGACAAAACAGGAAACCGCATCAGCCGATTGCAATTTGATCAGGCTGAATTATTTTCAGAAGGGCTAGCACTCGTTAGAGTAGCCAACAAATATGGCTATCTCAACAAACAGGGTCAACTCATCACTCCACTTCAATATGATGCGGCTAACTCGTTCAAAGAAGGATTAGCTGCCGTCAGAATTAGTGACAAGTGGTTCTATATCGATACCACAGGAAAAGTCGTACTTTTACCCCAATGTGAGGAAGCGGCTTCGTTCAGTGAAGGATTAGCGGGGATTAAGCTATCAGGAAAGTCTGGCTATATCGACAAGACCGGAAACGTAACCATTCAGCCGCAGTATGACCAAGCAGAGGCTTTCACAGAAGGATTAGCACGAGTAAAAGTGAATGGCAAATGGGGTTACATTAATCCCATGGGTCAAATGCTCGTTACACCAAAATTTGAGGCGGCTACATTCTTTTCAGAAGGGTTAGCAGCAGTTCAAAGCAATGGGT